From the Devosia sp. FJ2-5-3 genome, the window TGTTGCGCGCGACTGATCGGCTTATATCACTGGCATCATTAGTGTTTACCGCCAGCGTCATCCCTTTTCACCAATGGAGGCTTCCATGACCACCAAGTTCACTCTTCCGCCCCTGCCCTATGCCTATGATGCGCTCGGCCCCTACATGTCGGCCGAAACGCTGGAATTCCACCACGACAAGCACCATCAGGCCTATGTGACCAACGGCGAAAAGCTGCTTGAGGGTTCGGGTCTGGAAATCCTGCCGCTCGAAGACATCGTCAAGGAGAGCTTCGGCAAGAATGCGGGCCTCTTCAACAATGCCGGCCAGCACTACAACCACGTCCATTTCTGGAACTGGATGAAGCCCAATGGCGGCGGCAAGTCGCTTCCGGGCAAGCTCGCAGCCAAGATCGACGAAGACCTCGGTGGCTTTAACAAGTTCCGCGCCGACTTCATCAATGCCGGCACCACCCAGTTCGGTTCGGGCTGGGCCTGGCTCTCGCTGAACAACCAGAGCGGCAAGCTCGAAGTCACCAAGACCGCCAATGGCGAGTCGCCGCTGGTCCATGGCGGCAAGCCGCTGCTCGGCGTCGACGTGTGGGAGCACTCCTATTACATCGACTACCGCAACGCCCGTCCGAAATACCTCGAAGCCTGGTTCGACAACCTCGTGAACTGGGAACATGTCGAGCACATGTTCGAAGAAGCCTCGGCCTAACTGCCTTACACCCCCTCCCCATCCCTCCCTCCCAAGGGGGAGGGTGACTGGCCGGTGAGAGGGGGAGA encodes:
- a CDS encoding superoxide dismutase codes for the protein MTTKFTLPPLPYAYDALGPYMSAETLEFHHDKHHQAYVTNGEKLLEGSGLEILPLEDIVKESFGKNAGLFNNAGQHYNHVHFWNWMKPNGGGKSLPGKLAAKIDEDLGGFNKFRADFINAGTTQFGSGWAWLSLNNQSGKLEVTKTANGESPLVHGGKPLLGVDVWEHSYYIDYRNARPKYLEAWFDNLVNWEHVEHMFEEASA